In Listeria monocytogenes, the following proteins share a genomic window:
- a CDS encoding NAD(P)/FAD-dependent oxidoreductase — translation MDYDVIVIGGGPSGLMAAISAAEKNKRVLLIEKGPKLGRKLIMSGGGRCNVTNRRPAEEIIKHIPGNGRFLYSAFHAFDNEDIIRFFEKLGVALKEEDHGRMFPVSNSARSVAEAMIQRMEKLGVKIYMQTAVKQVDYEDGHVKGVTLKDGQEISTSAVIVAVGGKSVPRTGSTGDGYAWAKKAGHTITELYPTEVPITSSEPFIKQKVLQGTSLRDVSLSVLNAKGKPIITHQMDMIFTHFGVSGPAALRCSMFVLRELKKTGASTVKMRLDLFPNVSAAELSKDVYKLLEENPKKALKNSLSSLLQEKMLLFLLEKADLDETAEYKQVSPKKIEQFIQLLKDFTFEVNGTLDFEKAFVTGGGVSVKEIKPKEMQSKLMEGLFFCGEILDINGYTGGYNITCALVTGHTAGAYAAEVSNA, via the coding sequence ATGGATTATGATGTAATTGTTATTGGTGGCGGGCCATCTGGACTTATGGCGGCTATCAGTGCAGCAGAGAAAAATAAACGAGTACTATTAATTGAAAAAGGACCAAAACTGGGACGTAAATTAATTATGTCTGGTGGTGGACGTTGTAATGTAACGAACAGGAGACCAGCAGAAGAAATTATTAAACATATTCCTGGGAATGGTCGCTTTTTATATAGTGCGTTTCATGCGTTTGATAATGAAGATATTATTCGCTTTTTTGAGAAACTTGGGGTGGCTTTAAAAGAGGAAGACCACGGCCGAATGTTTCCTGTTTCAAATAGCGCGCGTTCTGTCGCTGAGGCAATGATTCAGCGAATGGAAAAACTAGGCGTGAAAATCTATATGCAAACAGCCGTGAAACAAGTGGATTATGAGGATGGACATGTGAAAGGCGTGACGCTGAAAGACGGCCAAGAAATTTCAACGAGTGCGGTCATTGTTGCAGTTGGCGGTAAATCTGTTCCACGGACTGGTTCGACAGGCGATGGCTACGCTTGGGCGAAAAAAGCAGGACATACCATCACAGAACTTTATCCAACAGAAGTGCCGATTACATCCAGTGAGCCTTTTATTAAACAAAAAGTGTTACAAGGAACGTCGCTTCGAGATGTGTCCCTTTCTGTTTTAAATGCAAAAGGGAAGCCGATTATTACGCATCAAATGGATATGATTTTTACGCATTTTGGTGTGTCGGGACCAGCAGCGCTTCGTTGTAGTATGTTCGTCCTTCGAGAATTAAAGAAAACAGGCGCTAGTACGGTGAAGATGCGTCTTGATTTATTCCCGAATGTATCCGCTGCGGAACTTTCAAAAGATGTGTATAAATTGTTAGAAGAGAATCCAAAGAAAGCCTTGAAAAATTCGTTAAGTTCGCTTTTACAAGAGAAGATGTTATTGTTTTTACTTGAAAAAGCAGACTTAGATGAAACGGCTGAATATAAACAAGTAAGTCCGAAAAAAATCGAGCAATTTATTCAGTTATTAAAAGATTTCACTTTTGAAGTAAATGGCACGCTTGATTTTGAAAAAGCGTTTGTGACAGGTGGTGGGGTTTCTGTAAAGGAAATTAAACCAAAAGAGATGCAATCGAAGTTGATGGAAGGATTATTTTTCTGTGGGGAAATACTGGATATCAATGGTTATACGGGTGGATATAATATTACTTGTGCGCTAGTGACTGGGCACACGGCAGGAGCTTATGCGGCGGAAGTTTCAAACGCATAA
- a CDS encoding zinc metallopeptidase, with translation MSFSQYIIYFIIVAAIPLWAQYRVKTTYAHYSKVGVANGLTGAEVARHILDTNGLTNVPVHETKGMLSDHYDPRKKVVFLSEANFRGRSIAGAAVAAHEVGHAIQDQQDYAFMRFRSALVPVTMFSSNISWVFLIIGMLANVASFMLLGIILMAVGVLFQLITLPVEFDASKRALVQLESGGLVASSELPQAKKVLSAAAMTYVAAMAVAVLELLRLLLIFTNMNRN, from the coding sequence ATGTCGTTTAGTCAGTATATTATTTATTTTATTATCGTCGCGGCAATTCCACTTTGGGCACAGTATCGGGTAAAAACTACCTATGCACATTATTCCAAAGTTGGTGTGGCAAATGGTTTAACTGGTGCCGAGGTTGCGCGTCATATTTTGGATACCAATGGTTTAACGAATGTTCCAGTTCATGAAACAAAAGGAATGTTAAGTGACCACTACGATCCTCGAAAAAAAGTGGTTTTTCTTTCTGAGGCTAACTTCCGCGGTCGTTCTATCGCCGGGGCAGCTGTTGCAGCCCATGAAGTAGGACACGCGATTCAAGATCAGCAAGATTATGCATTCATGCGTTTTCGTTCAGCGCTTGTTCCTGTGACAATGTTTAGTTCTAACATTTCTTGGGTGTTCTTAATTATCGGAATGCTTGCAAATGTTGCTAGTTTCATGTTGCTGGGGATTATCTTGATGGCAGTGGGCGTACTTTTCCAATTAATCACGTTACCAGTTGAATTTGACGCGAGTAAACGGGCACTTGTTCAATTAGAAAGCGGTGGACTGGTCGCATCTTCAGAACTCCCACAAGCGAAAAAAGTATTAAGTGCTGCTGCAATGACTTATGTTGCTGCGATGGCCGTAGCTGTACTAGAACTTCTAAGATTACTACTTATTTTTACGAATATGAATCGAAATTAG
- a CDS encoding DUF1405 domain-containing protein, producing the protein MLYSLLANRSFLRLLFFGNLLGAIYGYIWYIPQLQITEPRFWLFVPDSPTAILFFTLALVGFLGKKHWPLMEALGFVCLVKYGLWAVGMNIFFMVDQGMLVWGSVALILTHGFMAVEGILYAPFYRFRIGHFMIAAVWVFHNDVIDYVLGQMPIYMGLEKFSPEIGYATFWLTVLVLWFVYDKTIKNKHLTLEFPHDE; encoded by the coding sequence TTGTTATATAGTTTACTTGCCAATCGGTCCTTTTTACGATTACTTTTCTTTGGGAATTTACTAGGAGCGATTTATGGATACATATGGTATATACCGCAATTACAAATAACAGAACCACGTTTTTGGTTGTTTGTTCCTGATAGTCCAACGGCGATTTTGTTCTTTACTTTGGCGCTAGTTGGTTTTCTTGGGAAAAAGCATTGGCCTTTAATGGAGGCACTCGGGTTTGTTTGCTTAGTGAAGTATGGTTTGTGGGCAGTCGGCATGAATATTTTTTTTATGGTAGATCAAGGAATGCTAGTTTGGGGTTCAGTGGCATTAATTTTGACGCATGGTTTTATGGCAGTAGAAGGGATTCTTTATGCGCCATTTTATCGTTTTCGAATCGGGCATTTTATGATTGCGGCTGTTTGGGTATTTCATAATGATGTAATTGATTATGTATTAGGTCAAATGCCGATTTATATGGGACTAGAAAAATTCTCGCCAGAAATCGGTTATGCGACATTTTGGTTAACAGTACTCGTTCTATGGTTTGTATATGATAAAACGATAAAAAATAAGCACTTAACATTAGAATTTCCTCATGATGAGTGA
- a CDS encoding ReoY family proteolytic degradation factor, whose translation MKASISIDEKKDFIRWFLNKHQMKTREAMWVLNYIAGHDQIVKYVHFVDNLEGCARGLSLSAHGVESEPFLFFKGNIMTTDPEKAFHDIRLNWDEELYVELHFEEAITSPEYALVREDNPFTAVKLADEEKEMADALIYQSVHQFSREKVLQQIDEALDARDEVTFHKLVRILQQMDTVKE comes from the coding sequence ATGAAGGCATCCATTTCAATAGACGAGAAGAAAGATTTTATTCGCTGGTTTTTAAATAAACACCAGATGAAGACTAGAGAAGCAATGTGGGTTTTAAATTATATTGCTGGCCATGATCAAATTGTAAAATATGTTCATTTTGTTGATAATTTGGAAGGGTGTGCGCGTGGGCTTTCACTTAGTGCTCACGGCGTTGAATCCGAACCGTTCCTATTTTTTAAAGGTAACATTATGACGACAGATCCAGAAAAAGCTTTTCACGATATTCGACTAAATTGGGACGAAGAGTTGTATGTAGAACTTCACTTTGAAGAAGCAATAACTTCACCTGAATACGCGCTTGTTCGTGAAGACAACCCTTTTACAGCAGTGAAGCTTGCGGATGAGGAGAAAGAAATGGCAGATGCGCTTATCTATCAATCTGTGCACCAATTTTCAAGAGAAAAAGTATTGCAACAAATCGATGAGGCGCTGGATGCACGTGATGAAGTGACTTTTCATAAGTTAGTTCGAATTTTACAGCAAATGGATACAGTAAAAGAATAA
- a CDS encoding tetratricopeptide repeat protein codes for MELANKMLHALEHEDMALAKKYFDEVVQAGTDEEQYYLAEELFTLGFLDETEDLYELLLAKYKDEGELLVRAAEVALEKDDIDSAQDYLEKVNKEDEAYIESLLVLADLYQMQGLFEVSEQKLLEAKQMAPNEPIIDFALGEYYLSQARFASAVQSYQTAVEAGLTIISNGAVSVYERIAEAFAASGAFEEALSYYERALEDKESVDTLFGMGLTAYQAKDYTKAIHALEHLREHDPSYTTLYSYLAKSYEENGEPEKAIAVLRDGLTQDEFNKEMFLEAGKLAVTLRLPEEAEEFYRQAIVLDEEYSEAIMQLNKLLLAKEDYEGVIELVEGLGEEVISEPQIFWDVSVAYQETEQYNKAKANYELAYSHFTNNPTFLKEYGLFLREEGEYAKSQEVLWNYLELEPEDTEILSLFD; via the coding sequence ATGGAATTAGCTAATAAAATGTTACATGCGTTAGAGCATGAAGATATGGCGCTTGCGAAGAAATATTTTGATGAAGTAGTGCAAGCGGGAACAGATGAAGAACAATATTATTTAGCAGAAGAATTATTTACACTTGGATTCCTAGATGAAACGGAAGATTTATACGAACTTCTATTAGCAAAATACAAGGATGAGGGCGAGTTGCTTGTTCGTGCAGCTGAAGTAGCACTTGAAAAAGACGATATCGACTCTGCGCAAGACTATTTAGAAAAAGTAAATAAAGAAGACGAAGCATATATTGAAAGTTTGCTCGTATTAGCTGATTTATATCAGATGCAAGGTTTATTCGAAGTCAGTGAGCAGAAATTACTCGAAGCGAAACAAATGGCGCCAAATGAGCCGATTATTGATTTCGCACTTGGGGAATATTATTTATCGCAAGCAAGATTCGCATCCGCTGTACAGTCTTATCAAACTGCTGTAGAAGCAGGATTAACGATTATTTCGAATGGTGCGGTGTCTGTATATGAACGTATCGCTGAAGCATTTGCTGCTAGTGGGGCATTTGAAGAAGCGTTATCTTACTATGAACGCGCGCTCGAAGATAAGGAATCGGTTGATACACTTTTCGGGATGGGATTAACGGCTTATCAGGCAAAAGATTACACAAAAGCTATTCATGCGCTCGAACATTTGCGTGAACATGATCCTTCGTACACAACGCTCTACTCTTATTTAGCGAAAAGCTACGAGGAGAACGGCGAACCGGAAAAAGCCATTGCGGTGCTTCGGGACGGCTTAACGCAAGATGAATTTAATAAAGAAATGTTCTTAGAGGCTGGGAAGCTTGCAGTTACGCTACGTTTGCCAGAAGAAGCCGAAGAATTTTATCGTCAAGCAATTGTGCTAGATGAAGAATATTCGGAAGCAATTATGCAGTTGAACAAATTATTACTTGCGAAAGAAGACTACGAAGGGGTCATCGAATTAGTGGAAGGCCTTGGGGAAGAAGTTATTTCGGAACCACAAATTTTCTGGGACGTAAGTGTTGCATATCAGGAAACAGAACAATATAATAAAGCAAAAGCAAATTATGAACTGGCTTACTCGCACTTTACAAATAATCCTACCTTCTTAAAAGAATATGGTTTATTTTTAAGGGAAGAAGGAGAATATGCGAAATCACAAGAAGTTTTGTGGAACTATTTAGAACTAGAGCCAGAAGACACAGAGATTTTATCTTTATTTGATTAA
- the aroA gene encoding 3-phosphoshikimate 1-carboxyvinyltransferase, which yields MKLITNKQGLVGAITVPGDKSMSHRSIMFGAIAEGKTVIRHFLRADDCLGTIKAFKALGVKIEETEEEIIVHGTGFDGLKQADGPLDIGNSGTTIRLMMGILAGRDFDTVILGDESIAKRPMNRVMLPLQQMGAKMHGKDGSEFAPITINGKQSLKRMEYHMPVASAQVKSAIIFAALQAEGETIIHEKEKTRDHTEHMIRQFGGEIEMDGLTIRVKGGQTFTGQEMTVPGDVSSAAFFIVAGLITPGSEIELTHVGLNPTRTGIFDVVEQMGGSLVVKDSSRSTGKLAGTVVVKTSDLKGTEIGGDIIPRLIDEIPVIALLATQAEGTTIIKDAAELKVKETNRIDAVATELNKMGADITPTEDGLIIRGKTPLHAANVTSYGDHRIGMMLQIAALLVEEGDVELERAEAVSVSYPTFFEDIRSLLK from the coding sequence ATGAAATTAATTACAAATAAACAAGGGCTGGTTGGCGCAATCACAGTCCCTGGAGATAAATCAATGTCCCATCGCAGCATTATGTTCGGGGCTATTGCAGAAGGAAAAACGGTCATTCGTCATTTCTTACGTGCAGATGATTGCCTTGGAACAATTAAGGCATTTAAAGCATTGGGTGTAAAAATTGAAGAAACCGAAGAAGAAATTATTGTTCACGGAACTGGTTTTGATGGGCTAAAACAGGCAGATGGTCCACTTGATATTGGTAACTCGGGAACAACGATTCGTTTAATGATGGGCATTTTAGCTGGCCGTGATTTTGACACAGTCATTTTAGGGGATGAATCAATTGCGAAACGTCCGATGAACCGTGTCATGCTACCACTGCAACAAATGGGTGCAAAAATGCATGGCAAAGATGGCTCTGAATTTGCTCCAATTACGATAAATGGGAAGCAATCATTAAAACGCATGGAATATCATATGCCAGTTGCTAGTGCACAAGTAAAGAGCGCGATTATTTTTGCAGCTTTACAAGCAGAAGGTGAAACGATTATCCATGAAAAAGAAAAGACTCGTGATCATACGGAACACATGATTCGTCAATTTGGCGGTGAAATTGAAATGGACGGCTTAACCATTCGCGTCAAAGGTGGTCAGACATTTACCGGGCAAGAAATGACGGTTCCAGGCGATGTTTCCTCTGCTGCGTTCTTTATCGTAGCTGGCTTAATCACACCTGGCAGTGAAATTGAACTTACACATGTTGGCTTGAATCCTACGAGAACAGGGATTTTTGATGTGGTCGAGCAAATGGGTGGAAGTTTAGTTGTCAAAGATTCTAGCAGAAGTACCGGTAAATTAGCGGGTACGGTTGTAGTTAAAACTAGCGATTTAAAAGGAACGGAAATCGGTGGCGACATTATTCCTCGTTTAATTGACGAAATTCCAGTTATTGCACTTTTAGCAACACAAGCAGAAGGAACAACGATTATTAAAGACGCTGCTGAACTAAAAGTAAAAGAAACGAACCGGATTGATGCGGTTGCGACAGAACTAAACAAAATGGGCGCAGATATTACTCCAACCGAAGACGGCTTAATTATCCGCGGGAAAACACCACTTCATGCGGCCAATGTAACAAGTTACGGCGATCACCGTATTGGCATGATGCTACAAATTGCAGCACTTCTTGTCGAGGAAGGCGATGTGGAATTAGAGCGCGCAGAAGCAGTTTCTGTTTCTTATCCGACCTTCTTTGAGGATATTCGCTCACTTTTAAAATAA
- a CDS encoding prephenate dehydrogenase, which translates to MKGTVVIVGLGLIGGSIALAIKAKHPEAHIIGIDVSYHSLEVGKSLGVIDEIGESILIDGPKADLLIFCCPVKETEQLLTRLPGLRLKKNVIVTDTGSTKGTIMEASTALRESGITFIGGHPMAGSHKSGVRAAKELLFENAYYLLTPTKDVAEDKVAELRTWLSGTNAKFLVLSPNEHDEITGMLSHLPHIVAAALVNQTQSFTEEHPAAFRLAAGGFRDITRVASSDPRMWTDISISNQKTLTKQLTIWRDSMNEALEMLESEDASSIYAFFDGAKEFRDSLPVHQGGAIPSFYDLFVDVPDYPGVISEVTRYLGEEEISLTNIKILETREDIFGVLQITFQSDEDRDRAKRCIETRSNYTCHYE; encoded by the coding sequence ATGAAAGGGACAGTAGTTATTGTTGGACTTGGGTTAATTGGCGGTTCTATTGCCCTTGCGATTAAAGCCAAACACCCAGAAGCACATATTATCGGGATTGACGTTTCCTATCATTCATTAGAAGTTGGAAAGTCTCTCGGTGTCATTGACGAAATTGGCGAAAGTATTTTAATAGATGGACCAAAAGCGGATTTACTTATTTTCTGTTGTCCAGTAAAAGAAACAGAACAGTTATTAACACGTTTACCCGGACTACGTTTAAAGAAAAATGTAATTGTTACGGATACAGGTAGTACAAAAGGAACCATCATGGAAGCATCCACGGCACTTAGAGAAAGCGGCATTACGTTTATTGGCGGTCATCCAATGGCTGGTTCGCATAAAAGTGGCGTCCGTGCTGCAAAAGAACTGTTGTTTGAAAATGCCTATTATTTGTTAACACCAACGAAAGATGTAGCAGAAGACAAAGTGGCTGAACTAAGAACGTGGCTGTCCGGTACGAATGCTAAGTTCTTGGTGTTATCACCAAATGAGCATGATGAAATTACTGGCATGTTGAGCCACTTACCGCATATTGTGGCGGCAGCTTTAGTGAACCAGACGCAAAGCTTTACAGAAGAACATCCTGCAGCATTTCGACTTGCGGCAGGCGGATTTCGTGATATTACACGGGTTGCTTCTTCTGATCCAAGAATGTGGACGGATATTTCTATTAGCAACCAAAAAACGTTAACGAAACAGCTGACAATTTGGCGAGATAGTATGAACGAAGCGCTTGAGATGCTTGAAAGTGAAGACGCGAGTTCTATATATGCCTTTTTTGATGGGGCAAAAGAATTTCGAGATTCGCTTCCAGTTCATCAAGGTGGCGCGATTCCATCTTTTTACGATTTATTTGTTGACGTACCAGATTATCCAGGGGTTATTTCTGAAGTGACTAGGTATCTGGGCGAAGAAGAAATCAGTTTAACAAACATCAAGATTTTGGAAACACGCGAAGATATTTTCGGTGTGTTACAAATTACTTTCCAATCGGATGAAGACAGGGACCGGGCGAAACGTTGCATTGAAACAAGAAGTAACTATACATGCCATTACGAATAG
- the hisC gene encoding histidinol-phosphate transaminase: MKWKKSLTGLSSYKPGKREEEVMAELGLTKITKLSSNENPLGTSPKVAALQANSSVETEIYPDGWASSLRTVVADFYQLDEEELIFTAGVDELIELLTRVLLDTTKNTVMATPTFVQYRQNALIEGAEVREIPLLVDGAHDLDGMLNAIDDNTTIVWVCNPNNPTGNYIDLADIQAFLDKVPSDVLVVLDEAYIEYVTPQPEKHEHLIRTYKNLIITRTFSKIYGLASARVGYGIADKAIIEQLNIVRPPFNTTSIGQKLAIEAIKDQAFIEACRTSNANGIKQYETFAKRFEQVKLYPANGNFVLIDLGIEAGTIFSYLEKNGYITRSGAALGFPTAVRITIGKEEENSAVIALLEKLL, encoded by the coding sequence ATGAAATGGAAAAAATCACTTACAGGTCTATCTTCTTATAAACCTGGAAAACGCGAAGAAGAAGTGATGGCAGAACTTGGTTTAACGAAAATCACCAAACTATCATCTAACGAAAACCCACTGGGAACTTCTCCAAAAGTGGCGGCACTTCAAGCCAATTCTAGTGTGGAAACAGAAATTTATCCAGATGGCTGGGCTTCTAGCTTGCGTACAGTGGTCGCTGATTTCTATCAACTGGATGAAGAGGAATTGATTTTTACAGCTGGTGTGGATGAACTGATTGAACTGTTGACGCGGGTTTTACTGGATACGACAAAAAATACAGTGATGGCGACACCAACATTTGTGCAGTATCGTCAAAATGCGTTAATCGAAGGCGCCGAAGTAAGAGAAATTCCGCTACTTGTGGATGGTGCGCATGATTTAGATGGTATGTTGAATGCGATTGATGACAATACGACGATTGTTTGGGTTTGCAATCCGAATAATCCAACTGGGAATTACATTGATTTAGCAGATATCCAAGCGTTTTTAGATAAAGTACCAAGTGATGTACTTGTTGTTTTAGATGAAGCGTATATTGAATATGTAACGCCGCAACCTGAAAAACATGAACATTTAATTCGTACGTATAAAAATTTAATTATTACCCGGACTTTTAGTAAAATTTATGGCTTGGCAAGTGCTCGTGTTGGTTATGGTATCGCGGATAAAGCAATCATTGAGCAACTAAATATCGTTCGTCCGCCGTTTAATACAACGAGCATTGGTCAAAAATTAGCAATAGAAGCAATAAAGGATCAAGCTTTTATTGAAGCATGCCGAACTTCTAATGCAAATGGAATTAAACAATATGAGACATTCGCGAAACGTTTTGAGCAAGTAAAACTGTATCCAGCGAATGGCAACTTTGTTTTAATAGATTTAGGAATCGAAGCAGGAACTATTTTTAGCTATTTGGAAAAAAACGGCTATATCACACGTTCTGGCGCGGCGCTTGGTTTCCCAACTGCTGTTCGAATTACGATCGGAAAAGAAGAAGAAAATAGTGCGGTAATTGCACTTTTAGAAAAATTATTGTAA
- the aroH gene encoding chorismate mutase: protein MRAIRGATTIETNSPEAIYAATKELFEEILTQNEITDSEQLTSVIITVTEDIFAAFPAKAVRETPGFEYVPVMGMQEIPVPNSLPMCIRFMVFTDLHKPLEAINHVYLRGAKVLRPDLVKEEDA from the coding sequence TTGAGAGCAATTCGAGGGGCAACGACAATAGAAACTAACTCACCGGAAGCAATTTATGCAGCGACGAAAGAATTATTTGAAGAAATTTTAACGCAAAATGAAATAACAGATAGTGAGCAACTAACATCCGTCATTATTACAGTGACAGAAGATATTTTTGCCGCTTTTCCAGCTAAGGCGGTGCGTGAAACACCTGGCTTTGAATATGTTCCTGTCATGGGGATGCAAGAAATTCCGGTGCCTAACTCGCTTCCGATGTGCATTCGTTTCATGGTATTCACAGATCTACATAAACCACTCGAAGCCATCAACCATGTCTACTTACGAGGAGCAAAAGTACTGCGCCCAGATTTAGTAAAAGAGGAGGATGCGTAA
- the aroB gene encoding 3-dehydroquinate synthase, with the protein MPEITVRAKSKTYPVYINEFALEDVREKWTESLAKFSHVFVLTDEHVAELHKAKLDAVLADLPVVTYYVAPNGEEAKTFRVYEDVMTKLIETGLDRKAVLIAFGGGVIGDLGGFVAATYMRGIPFYQVPTTVLAHDSAVGGKVAINHPLGKNMIGNFYQPEAVIYDTQFFATLPEREMRSGFAEMIKHALISDQTLLRALMDTFTEPKDFYTKDLTPFLQRGIEIKANIVAQDETEQGVRAYLNFGHTFGHALEAYGNFGKWLHGEAITYGMIYALTMSEAIYGLDFDLAEFKTWLKQLGYDTTFDATVPFSKILENMRHDKKTTFNEISMVLLEEIGKPVIFKAEDDLIFETYKRVMRNGGNGI; encoded by the coding sequence ATGCCAGAAATTACAGTCCGTGCTAAAAGTAAAACATACCCAGTATATATTAATGAATTCGCATTAGAAGACGTCCGGGAAAAGTGGACGGAGAGCCTAGCCAAATTTTCCCATGTGTTTGTTTTGACGGACGAGCATGTGGCGGAACTTCATAAAGCAAAGCTTGACGCGGTTCTAGCTGATTTACCTGTAGTCACTTATTATGTGGCGCCAAACGGAGAAGAAGCGAAAACGTTTCGTGTGTATGAAGATGTGATGACAAAATTGATTGAAACAGGTCTTGATCGTAAAGCGGTTTTAATTGCTTTTGGTGGAGGCGTTATTGGTGATTTAGGTGGTTTTGTTGCGGCTACGTATATGAGGGGCATTCCATTTTATCAGGTGCCTACGACGGTTCTTGCGCATGATAGTGCTGTGGGTGGCAAGGTTGCGATCAATCATCCGCTTGGCAAAAACATGATTGGGAACTTTTACCAGCCAGAAGCAGTTATTTATGATACGCAGTTTTTTGCTACTTTACCAGAACGGGAAATGCGCTCTGGTTTTGCGGAAATGATTAAACATGCGCTTATTAGCGATCAGACGTTACTACGGGCCTTAATGGATACATTTACGGAGCCGAAAGACTTTTATACGAAGGATTTGACGCCGTTTTTACAACGTGGGATTGAAATTAAAGCAAATATCGTTGCGCAAGATGAAACCGAGCAAGGTGTGCGCGCATATTTGAATTTTGGTCACACATTTGGTCATGCACTTGAAGCCTACGGAAACTTTGGCAAATGGCTGCACGGCGAGGCGATTACTTACGGGATGATTTATGCACTCACGATGAGCGAGGCAATTTACGGACTGGATTTCGATTTAGCAGAATTTAAAACGTGGCTAAAACAGTTAGGCTATGATACGACATTTGATGCAACTGTTCCATTTAGTAAAATACTGGAAAATATGCGTCATGATAAAAAAACAACTTTCAATGAAATAAGTATGGTTTTACTCGAAGAAATTGGGAAGCCGGTTATTTTTAAAGCGGAAGATGATTTGATTTTTGAAACTTACAAACGTGTGATGCGAAATGGAGGGAATGGCATTTGA
- the aroC gene encoding chorismate synthase codes for MRYLTAGESHGPGLTTIIEGLPAGMPLLAEDVNKELKRRQGGHGRGARMRIEKDQVQITAGIRHGKTLGAPVAMFVENKDWKHWETVMSIEPVPEKNEKSRRVSRPRPGHADLVGGMKYGHNDMRNVLERSSARETTVRVAAGAVAKKLLHELGIEVAGHVLEIGGTRANLTRDYAVREIQETSEASPVRCLDGVAAEEMMQKIDDAKKNGDTIGGIVEVVVGGVPAGLGSYVQWDKKLDAKIARAIVSINAFKGAEFGVGFEAARKPGSEVMDEILWSKEDGYTRRTNNLGGFEGGMTNGMPIVVRGVMKPIPTLYKPLQSVDIDSKETFNASVERSDSCAVPAASVVAEAVVAWEVAVAVLEKFDGDRFDTLKKHVEEHRNLTKEF; via the coding sequence ATGAGATACTTAACGGCAGGAGAATCACACGGACCGGGGCTTACAACAATTATTGAAGGGTTACCAGCAGGAATGCCTCTACTAGCAGAAGATGTAAACAAAGAACTGAAAAGAAGACAAGGTGGGCATGGTCGTGGGGCGCGTATGCGTATCGAAAAAGACCAAGTACAAATCACAGCAGGGATTCGTCATGGTAAAACATTAGGCGCACCTGTAGCAATGTTTGTTGAAAATAAAGACTGGAAGCATTGGGAAACGGTTATGAGCATTGAACCAGTCCCAGAAAAAAATGAAAAATCCCGTCGCGTATCCCGTCCACGTCCTGGACATGCGGACTTAGTTGGCGGTATGAAATATGGTCATAACGATATGCGTAATGTACTAGAACGTTCTAGCGCGCGCGAAACGACTGTCCGTGTGGCAGCTGGAGCAGTAGCGAAAAAATTATTACATGAACTTGGCATTGAAGTAGCTGGTCATGTACTTGAAATTGGTGGGACTCGTGCGAACTTAACACGTGATTACGCGGTTAGAGAAATCCAAGAAACATCCGAAGCTTCTCCAGTGCGTTGTTTAGATGGCGTAGCGGCAGAAGAAATGATGCAAAAAATTGATGATGCGAAGAAAAATGGCGACACCATTGGCGGTATCGTAGAAGTTGTAGTTGGCGGTGTACCAGCTGGACTTGGTAGCTACGTACAGTGGGATAAAAAACTAGATGCAAAAATTGCGCGTGCGATTGTAAGTATTAATGCATTTAAAGGCGCTGAATTCGGTGTCGGTTTTGAAGCTGCTAGAAAACCTGGTAGCGAAGTGATGGATGAAATTTTATGGAGTAAAGAAGATGGCTACACGAGACGTACAAATAACCTTGGTGGATTCGAAGGCGGAATGACCAATGGTATGCCAATTGTTGTTCGTGGCGTAATGAAGCCAATTCCAACATTATACAAACCACTTCAAAGTGTGGATATTGATTCAAAAGAAACGTTTAATGCAAGTGTAGAACGTTCAGATAGTTGTGCAGTACCTGCTGCAAGTGTGGTAGCTGAAGCTGTTGTCGCTTGGGAAGTTGCAGTTGCTGTGTTAGAAAAATTTGATGGTGATCGTTTTGACACACTTAAAAAACATGTGGAGGAACACCGAAACTTAACGAAGGAGTTTTAA